One window from the genome of Bdellovibrionales bacterium encodes:
- the aspS gene encoding aspartate--tRNA(Asn) ligase, whose product MHQGRSFIGEITPVQGQTISICGWIYYLRVLAQTTFIVVKDCTGILQCVMPTNLDNNDLHLRLDDCVEINGHVNLDPRSQSGFELHVTSIRKISESSLVQLPFNSSSQVEKISSELQIENRPLVLRSEKSGGIFKLQASVIELFREYLRKNHFTEIVTSKIVAGGTEGGANLFQMKYFDKVAYLAQSPQFYKEQGVAGFERVFETGHVYRAEPHATSRHLTEYYSLDVEMGFIQGPEEIIELERDLLNFMFERLNSEHQATLEAFQQKPLISLENAPVWEFGECLERLKQAFGRTDLVDDLDGEAERQLCALAEKEFGVPAVFVLGFPLSARPFYTAPRGTSGAAQSFDLLYRGLEITTGGQRLHRRSELEAAIKQRRMEVASFESHLRMFELGMPPHGGFAIGAERLTAQILGLTNVREATLYPRDRNRLTP is encoded by the coding sequence GTGCATCAAGGGCGAAGTTTTATCGGCGAGATAACGCCGGTACAGGGACAAACCATTTCTATTTGCGGATGGATTTATTATCTCCGCGTATTAGCGCAAACCACGTTTATTGTTGTGAAAGACTGCACCGGAATCCTGCAGTGTGTGATGCCGACGAATTTGGATAATAATGATCTGCATCTCAGACTGGATGATTGCGTTGAAATTAATGGCCATGTGAATTTGGACCCACGTTCTCAATCTGGTTTTGAACTGCACGTGACTTCCATTCGAAAAATCAGCGAGTCTTCACTCGTGCAGCTGCCATTTAACTCTTCATCGCAGGTCGAGAAGATTTCTTCGGAGCTACAAATCGAAAATCGTCCGCTGGTTTTACGCAGTGAAAAGTCCGGCGGCATTTTTAAGTTGCAGGCATCTGTGATCGAACTCTTTCGCGAGTATTTGCGGAAGAATCATTTCACCGAGATCGTAACATCGAAAATCGTTGCTGGAGGAACTGAGGGCGGAGCGAACCTTTTTCAGATGAAGTATTTTGATAAAGTGGCGTACCTTGCGCAGAGTCCGCAGTTTTATAAAGAGCAAGGAGTCGCTGGATTTGAGCGCGTGTTTGAGACAGGTCACGTTTACCGGGCCGAGCCCCACGCAACGAGCCGGCACTTAACGGAGTACTACTCCCTCGACGTCGAGATGGGGTTCATTCAAGGCCCCGAAGAGATTATCGAACTTGAGCGCGATTTACTCAACTTTATGTTTGAGCGTTTGAACTCTGAACACCAAGCAACCCTCGAAGCTTTTCAGCAAAAGCCGCTGATCAGTCTCGAGAACGCTCCGGTGTGGGAATTCGGCGAGTGCCTTGAAAGATTGAAACAAGCGTTTGGCAGAACAGACCTTGTCGACGATTTAGATGGTGAGGCTGAACGGCAGCTTTGCGCTCTTGCAGAAAAAGAGTTTGGCGTGCCTGCGGTTTTTGTTCTAGGGTTTCCGCTCTCTGCGCGGCCGTTCTATACAGCTCCGCGTGGCACTTCGGGCGCGGCGCAAAGCTTCGACTTACTCTATCGTGGCCTTGAAATTACTACTGGTGGTCAAAGATTACACCGCCGCAGTGAACTCGAGGCCGCCATCAAGCAGCGCCGAATGGAAGTGGCTTCCTTTGAAAGCCATTTGCGTATGTTTGAACTCGGCATGCCCCCGCATGGCGGATTTGCGATTGGAGCTGAACGTCTCACCGCGCAGATCCTAGGACTTACAAACGTGCGTGAAGCGACACTCTACCCGCGCGACAGAAACCGACTGACGCCTTAA
- a CDS encoding pirin family protein — protein MEDIIIHGRERDLGGFLVHRSLPSAQRRFCGPFVFLDHMGPMEVTEERQMNVRPHPHIGLATVTYLFDGRGYHRDSIGSKQMITPGDLNWMTAGRGIVHSERTPKEDQVAHPHKWMHGVQIWVGLPVEHEECEPTFAHWPSDKMPRLKFGKNINAKVMIGEHGEAKSPVKCLSRTLFMDIPCEQAGHDKWSFNEQELGLFLVNGSATINGHELKGDDLILVADPKNIDIQYAENTRILAIGGEPFPEPRHIWWNFVSSSKERIHQAAAAWKDQTFGHVEGEVDFIPLPNDKLP, from the coding sequence ATGGAAGACATTATTATTCACGGACGTGAAAGAGATTTAGGTGGTTTTTTAGTTCATCGTTCACTGCCCAGCGCCCAGCGACGCTTCTGTGGGCCTTTTGTTTTCTTAGATCACATGGGGCCGATGGAAGTAACAGAAGAGCGCCAGATGAATGTGCGCCCTCACCCACACATTGGTCTTGCAACGGTGACCTACCTTTTTGATGGTCGCGGCTATCATCGCGATAGCATCGGTTCAAAGCAAATGATTACTCCGGGTGATCTGAATTGGATGACAGCGGGACGCGGGATCGTTCATTCAGAAAGAACTCCAAAAGAAGATCAGGTCGCTCATCCACACAAGTGGATGCACGGAGTGCAAATCTGGGTGGGTTTGCCGGTGGAGCATGAAGAATGTGAGCCGACGTTTGCGCACTGGCCGAGTGATAAAATGCCACGTTTGAAATTTGGAAAGAATATTAACGCGAAAGTCATGATTGGCGAGCACGGTGAGGCAAAGTCTCCGGTGAAGTGCCTGTCACGCACGTTATTTATGGATATTCCGTGCGAACAAGCGGGTCACGACAAATGGTCTTTCAATGAACAAGAATTAGGCCTGTTTTTAGTAAATGGTTCTGCAACGATCAACGGTCATGAGCTTAAGGGCGATGATTTGATTCTGGTGGCTGATCCGAAAAATATTGATATCCAGTACGCCGAGAACACACGCATTCTCGCGATCGGCGGAGAGCCATTCCCGGAGCCGCGCCATATCTGGTGGAATTTCGTATCTTCAAGCAAAGAACGTATTCATCAAGCCGCTGCCGCTTGGAAGGACCAAACCTTCGGGCACGTTGAAGGCGAAGTCGACTTTATTCCACTGCCAAATGATAAACTGCCTTAG
- a CDS encoding SgcJ/EcaC family oxidoreductase: MTTKFADEEKVLNLYKELLNQWNEKQGQGMANLFTDDGSMVGFDGSQVNTLKDIEAHLTPIFAQYPTARFIHIVREVRQLAADTAMVRANVGMVPRGYSDINPAVNAVQTMIAVKKGGDWKVAMFQNTPAAYHGRPEEAEKLTTELRAVLDKQIHTN, from the coding sequence ATGACGACAAAGTTTGCTGACGAAGAAAAAGTTTTAAATCTTTATAAAGAGTTGCTGAATCAGTGGAATGAAAAGCAAGGCCAAGGCATGGCAAATCTTTTTACTGACGATGGTAGCATGGTGGGTTTTGACGGCAGTCAGGTGAATACATTGAAAGATATCGAAGCGCACCTCACTCCGATCTTTGCTCAGTATCCGACAGCGCGTTTTATCCACATTGTTCGTGAAGTTCGCCAGCTGGCTGCCGACACGGCGATGGTTCGTGCTAATGTGGGTATGGTTCCGCGTGGGTACTCTGATATCAATCCTGCGGTGAATGCCGTGCAAACAATGATCGCGGTGAAAAAAGGTGGGGATTGGAAAGTGGCGATGTTCCAAAATACGCCTGCGGCTTATCACGGGCGCCCGGAAGAAGCTGAGAAGCTGACTACAGAGCTGCGTGCCGTTCTTGATAAGCAGATTCATACGAACTAG
- a CDS encoding DsbA family oxidoreductase → MKVDIWSDIACPFCYIGKRNFEAALAQFPYKDQVQVTMHSFELDPNAPKNQNVSMDQMLAKKYNMTVEKARTLNASVTERAAQAGIHFDLEAAILTNHFDGHRLLHLAKDRGVQPLMAEKLFAAYFSEGKDVSSHHELIQLGSEAGLKPTEIKDMLESEMYTAEVREDEAVANELGISGVPAFVLAEKYLISGAQPVETFVEALNAAWRENE, encoded by the coding sequence ATGAAAGTAGATATTTGGTCCGACATAGCATGTCCTTTCTGTTACATCGGAAAGAGAAACTTCGAGGCGGCATTGGCTCAGTTCCCGTATAAGGATCAAGTTCAGGTGACAATGCATAGTTTTGAACTGGATCCGAATGCACCCAAGAATCAAAACGTCAGCATGGATCAGATGCTGGCGAAGAAATACAATATGACCGTCGAGAAAGCCCGTACCCTGAACGCCTCTGTGACAGAGCGTGCGGCGCAAGCAGGAATTCACTTTGACCTAGAAGCCGCAATTCTGACGAATCATTTCGATGGACATCGTCTTTTGCATTTAGCAAAAGACCGCGGTGTTCAGCCGTTGATGGCCGAGAAGCTCTTTGCCGCTTATTTCTCAGAGGGAAAAGACGTGAGCTCGCACCATGAGCTGATTCAGCTGGGCTCGGAAGCGGGTTTAAAACCCACAGAGATCAAAGATATGCTTGAGTCTGAAATGTACACTGCTGAAGTTCGTGAAGATGAGGCAGTTGCAAACGAGTTGGGAATCTCAGGTGTGCCTGCTTTCGTTCTGGCAGAAAAGTATTTAATTTCTGGTGCACAGCCTGTAGAAACATTCGTAGAGGCGCTCAATGCCGCTTGGAGAGAAAATGAGTAA
- a CDS encoding class I SAM-dependent methyltransferase, protein MSKDLVVKSSITVEKVARYVAEKITTETELEGKLRKETSKLQSGGMISSSDVGAFLGILAQAVNAKKALEIGTFTGYTAMKVAAVLPEGGKLICCDVSEEWTNIGKKFWDEAKLSKKIDLRLAPAIETLNGLIGDGQAGSFDFAFIDADKKGYDGYYEACLKLLRPGGLIVLDNMLWDGAVADPSVQDDTTKAIRAMNEKVSKDRRVNSCLLTVGDGLMLAYKK, encoded by the coding sequence ATGAGTAAAGATCTCGTCGTTAAAAGTTCTATTACAGTTGAAAAAGTCGCCCGCTATGTTGCGGAAAAAATCACTACCGAAACTGAATTGGAAGGCAAGCTTCGCAAAGAGACCAGCAAACTACAGTCCGGCGGAATGATCAGCAGTAGTGATGTCGGAGCCTTCTTGGGAATTCTCGCACAAGCGGTGAATGCCAAGAAAGCTTTAGAGATCGGAACCTTTACTGGGTACACGGCCATGAAAGTGGCAGCTGTATTGCCAGAAGGCGGAAAGCTCATCTGCTGTGATGTCAGCGAAGAATGGACGAACATCGGTAAAAAGTTTTGGGATGAAGCCAAGCTTTCTAAAAAGATTGATCTGCGTTTGGCGCCTGCGATTGAAACATTGAATGGTCTTATTGGCGACGGCCAAGCTGGAAGCTTCGACTTTGCATTTATCGATGCCGATAAAAAAGGCTATGACGGTTACTATGAAGCTTGTTTAAAGCTTCTTCGTCCCGGCGGTCTGATTGTTTTGGATAATATGCTTTGGGATGGCGCTGTGGCGGACCCAAGCGTTCAAGACGATACGACTAAAGCCATTCGCGCGATGAATGAAAAGGTCAGTAAAGATCGCCGCGTAAATTCTTGCCTGCTCACCGTTGGTGATGGCTTGATGCTTGCTTATAAAAAGTAA
- a CDS encoding MarR family transcriptional regulator → MSRRTPAGDAFSLVAVKIMYLNGILLESGDRIASVAGQTSARWRVLAAAEMKLMTVAEIARALSLARQSVQRLADSLTEEGLTTYKDNPNDKRAMHLALTASGRKALTTIQAEQRKWADEVGSHMSVKSLKEIDSTLRELISALEEKPE, encoded by the coding sequence ATGTCCAGACGAACGCCGGCGGGAGACGCCTTTTCATTAGTAGCAGTTAAAATCATGTACCTTAACGGGATTCTTTTAGAATCCGGAGACCGCATAGCCTCAGTCGCAGGACAAACTTCTGCGAGATGGAGAGTCCTCGCCGCTGCTGAAATGAAACTGATGACAGTGGCCGAAATCGCCCGCGCCTTGAGCTTAGCTCGCCAGAGTGTGCAACGACTGGCGGATTCGCTGACGGAGGAAGGTTTAACCACGTACAAAGACAACCCCAACGACAAGCGCGCAATGCATTTAGCACTGACAGCGTCCGGGCGCAAAGCGCTCACGACGATTCAAGCTGAGCAAAGAAAATGGGCCGATGAAGTTGGAAGCCACATGAGTGTGAAATCTCTCAAAGAGATCGATAGCACTCTTCGAGAGCTGATTTCAGCCCTCGAAGAAAAACCGGAATAG
- a CDS encoding GFA family protein: MSTQTFKGSCHCGKVSYQVELDPANGSSRCNCTYCARTRYWGTIAKPAAFKLLTGQGEYGDYQFNTMTGHHYFCKTCGITTHGEGHLDVLGGAYVSVNLATIPGIENTEFINAPIRYCDGLNNNWMNEPKEKRHL, from the coding sequence ATGAGCACTCAGACATTCAAAGGCAGCTGCCATTGCGGTAAAGTAAGTTATCAAGTTGAGTTGGATCCTGCGAATGGAAGTTCTCGTTGTAACTGCACTTACTGCGCACGCACGAGATACTGGGGTACGATCGCAAAGCCCGCGGCTTTTAAGCTACTGACGGGTCAAGGAGAGTACGGCGACTATCAATTCAACACGATGACGGGTCACCACTACTTTTGCAAAACCTGCGGAATCACGACTCATGGTGAAGGGCATTTAGATGTGCTAGGTGGCGCTTACGTGAGCGTAAACCTAGCGACTATTCCCGGAATCGAAAACACAGAATTTATCAATGCACCGATTCGTTACTGTGATGGTCTCAATAATAATTGGATGAACGAGCCTAAAGAAAAAAGACACCTGTAG
- a CDS encoding class I SAM-dependent methyltransferase gives MHFEKRIPLMIELGFREEALPQLKAYVDLLWAANEELNLVSRKMTFEELIDNHIIDCLLPLKQFPQGVKAAADFGSGGGMPGVIYAIQFSKIPYHLYEKSPLKQEFLNRCKAVAPNLQIHGEIPKNLPGIDVVTARAFKPVDVILDISRDYYKNGGKYFLLKGRREKIDEEITLSLKKFKDLKATIEPLKSPILDVERHLVLI, from the coding sequence ATGCATTTCGAAAAGCGCATCCCATTGATGATTGAACTTGGCTTCCGTGAAGAGGCCCTGCCTCAGCTAAAGGCCTACGTGGACCTTTTGTGGGCTGCCAACGAAGAACTCAATCTCGTGAGCCGTAAGATGACTTTCGAAGAGCTTATCGACAATCACATCATCGATTGCTTGCTGCCATTGAAACAGTTTCCACAGGGCGTGAAAGCAGCGGCAGATTTTGGTTCTGGAGGCGGCATGCCGGGTGTGATTTATGCCATTCAGTTTTCAAAGATTCCGTATCACTTATACGAAAAAAGCCCACTAAAGCAGGAATTCTTGAATCGCTGTAAAGCTGTGGCTCCGAATCTACAAATCCACGGAGAAATTCCCAAGAACTTGCCAGGCATTGATGTCGTTACAGCCCGCGCTTTTAAACCAGTCGATGTGATTTTAGATATCAGCCGCGATTATTATAAAAATGGCGGTAAGTACTTCTTGCTCAAAGGTCGTCGTGAAAAGATCGACGAAGAGATCACTCTTTCGCTCAAGAAGTTTAAAGACCTGAAGGCGACGATCGAGCCGTTGAAGTCTCCGATCCTCGACGTCGAACGCCACCTCGTTTTGATTTAA
- the chrA gene encoding chromate efflux transporter: MTSLKELALLFLKLGTIGFGGPAAHIALMRDEVVQKRKWLTEDEFLDYLGAANLIPGPNSTELAIHIGHKQRGIPGLLVAGSCFILPAMLIVWIIAWGYQKYGSLPEVAGILAGIKPVIIAIVLQAIWGLTKTSVKNIPLGVIGAIALLLSALGVDEILVLGIAGVLGILSVQIRGRSALVLIPTLILSYALRAAAATGAESDSAASPHRVFWSFVKIGSVLYGSGYVLLAFIRAEFVEKLHWLTEAQLLDAISVGQFTPGPVFTTATFIGYIMAGSAGAILATIGIFLPAFIFVALSAPLIPRLRKSKSAGGFLDGVNVASLALMVLVTWQLGRATLIDWKSFLISAVACVLLIRYKLNSVWLILAGGALGALALGI, encoded by the coding sequence ATGACCTCCCTGAAAGAACTGGCTCTGCTTTTTCTAAAACTCGGCACCATCGGCTTTGGCGGTCCCGCCGCTCACATTGCTCTCATGCGGGATGAAGTCGTACAAAAAAGAAAATGGCTCACTGAAGATGAATTCTTGGATTACCTCGGCGCCGCCAATCTAATCCCCGGGCCAAACTCTACAGAGCTTGCGATTCACATCGGTCACAAACAAAGAGGTATCCCGGGACTTCTCGTGGCTGGCAGTTGCTTCATTCTTCCGGCAATGCTGATCGTGTGGATCATTGCTTGGGGATACCAAAAATATGGATCCCTTCCCGAAGTTGCGGGAATTCTCGCAGGAATTAAGCCTGTGATTATCGCAATTGTTCTTCAAGCTATCTGGGGTCTCACGAAGACTTCTGTTAAGAACATTCCTCTCGGAGTGATCGGAGCTATTGCGCTTCTGTTGAGTGCTTTGGGTGTTGATGAAATCTTGGTTCTTGGTATTGCCGGCGTTTTGGGTATTTTGTCGGTACAGATCCGCGGCCGTTCAGCATTAGTGCTTATTCCGACGTTGATTTTGTCCTACGCACTTCGCGCCGCCGCTGCAACAGGCGCCGAGAGTGATTCCGCAGCTAGTCCCCATCGCGTGTTCTGGAGCTTTGTGAAAATCGGATCGGTTCTTTATGGCAGTGGCTATGTGCTACTTGCCTTCATTCGTGCAGAGTTTGTTGAGAAGCTTCACTGGCTGACGGAAGCTCAGCTGTTAGATGCAATCTCCGTGGGCCAATTTACTCCTGGCCCCGTCTTCACAACAGCCACCTTTATTGGCTACATCATGGCTGGTTCCGCAGGCGCCATCTTAGCGACGATCGGGATCTTTTTACCGGCATTTATCTTTGTCGCCCTGAGCGCGCCGCTGATCCCCCGTCTTCGTAAATCCAAATCTGCGGGCGGCTTCCTTGATGGCGTGAATGTCGCTTCGCTGGCTTTGATGGTACTCGTGACTTGGCAACTGGGGCGCGCAACTCTCATTGATTGGAAAAGTTTTCTCATCTCGGCGGTGGCTTGTGTGCTTTTGATCCGTTACAAACTGAACTCCGTGTGGCTGATCCTCGCCGGAGGAGCCCTCGGCGCCTTAGCCCTTGGCATTTGA
- a CDS encoding LysR family transcriptional regulator yields the protein MSVDLNEVFVFIKVIQEGSFSQAAKKLGMPNSTVSAKVSSLEKRLGVTLIQRTTRKLNITEPGKAYFKRCMQGLEEIESAESELASVQGEPNGLLRITGPVELGSSILPDILTEFASKYPKVRTEVILTDRRVDLLAESVDLAIRAGELKDSTLIAKRLGSAYFVPVASPKYLKAKGTPSHPRDLRNHQCIIYTPLGIDEWKLVSSKGGFNVPLPGRIIANDLRMIRMLALRGEGIALVPTHLIYSDCQAGKLVRVLRDWRTAISPVHFVYPAQKYVTPKLSAFMSLATDSLKKLFEEFEM from the coding sequence ATGAGCGTCGATCTAAACGAAGTATTTGTTTTTATTAAGGTTATTCAAGAAGGCAGCTTCAGCCAGGCTGCTAAAAAACTAGGAATGCCAAATTCCACAGTCAGCGCCAAGGTATCGTCTTTAGAAAAACGTCTTGGAGTGACACTGATCCAACGCACCACTCGTAAGCTCAATATCACTGAGCCTGGCAAAGCTTATTTCAAACGCTGCATGCAAGGCCTTGAAGAAATTGAGTCCGCCGAGAGTGAGCTTGCCAGTGTTCAAGGCGAGCCTAATGGTCTTCTGAGAATCACGGGACCGGTTGAGCTCGGCAGCTCCATCCTTCCGGATATTCTGACAGAGTTTGCGAGCAAGTATCCGAAAGTGCGCACGGAAGTAATCTTAACTGACCGTCGCGTGGATTTACTTGCTGAGAGCGTCGACCTTGCTATTCGCGCCGGCGAGCTCAAAGACTCGACCCTTATTGCCAAACGTTTAGGCTCTGCTTATTTCGTGCCTGTGGCTTCGCCGAAATATCTGAAAGCTAAAGGTACTCCGTCGCATCCACGCGATCTGAGAAATCATCAATGCATCATCTATACTCCGCTTGGAATCGATGAATGGAAACTTGTCAGCTCTAAGGGTGGATTTAATGTGCCCCTCCCCGGCCGTATTATCGCCAATGACCTTAGGATGATTCGCATGCTCGCTCTTCGCGGTGAAGGCATTGCCCTTGTACCGACGCATTTGATTTACTCTGACTGCCAGGCGGGCAAACTTGTGCGTGTTCTACGCGATTGGCGAACGGCGATTTCGCCGGTTCACTTTGTCTATCCGGCACAGAAGTACGTGACGCCGAAGCTGAGCGCCTTTATGAGCTTAGCGACCGATTCTCTAAAAAAACTTTTTGAAGAATTTGAGATGTAA
- a CDS encoding YceI family protein, whose product MSNTYQIDPSHSTASFSIKHMMIAKVHGGFEKMSGTLTYDKANPSKSSVQVAIEAASINTREPQRDTHLRSPDFFDVEKYPTITFKSTRVEGSGGELKVIGDLTIHGVTQQVTLDVEGPSDEMKDPWGNIKIGASGTTKIKRKDFGLTWNAALEAGGFLVGDDVTISLDVQFVKQA is encoded by the coding sequence ATGAGCAACACTTATCAAATCGACCCTTCCCACTCTACTGCAAGCTTTAGCATTAAACATATGATGATCGCCAAAGTTCATGGCGGCTTCGAAAAAATGAGCGGTACTTTGACATACGATAAAGCCAACCCTTCTAAATCGAGCGTGCAAGTTGCGATTGAGGCGGCAAGTATTAATACGCGCGAGCCACAGCGCGATACACACTTAAGAAGTCCTGACTTTTTTGATGTCGAAAAATACCCAACAATTACCTTCAAATCGACTCGTGTCGAAGGCTCTGGCGGTGAGTTGAAAGTGATTGGCGACCTTACAATTCACGGAGTGACTCAGCAAGTGACTCTGGACGTGGAAGGTCCAAGTGATGAGATGAAAGACCCATGGGGAAATATCAAAATCGGTGCATCTGGTACGACAAAAATCAAACGCAAAGACTTTGGTTTGACATGGAATGCGGCTTTGGAAGCCGGCGGGTTCCTCGTCGGTGACGATGTCACTATTAGCCTAGATGTTCAGTTTGTAAAACAAGCTTAA
- a CDS encoding Rrf2 family transcriptional regulator, with the protein MVLRNQVEWALHCCSVLSALPEGKYLATKDLAEFHGVPKEYLSKALQALATAKLVDTTLGPTGGYRLSRHPKDITFLDIVEAVEGRKTTFNCTEIRQNNPCMTAKSKGVCDVAKVMYEADEAWREVLRGMSLETLRRQLEQKLPQSLQDKMADWFAKR; encoded by the coding sequence ATGGTTTTAAGAAACCAAGTTGAATGGGCTCTGCACTGTTGTTCTGTTTTGTCGGCTCTTCCCGAGGGCAAATATCTTGCAACGAAAGATCTGGCAGAATTTCATGGCGTGCCAAAAGAGTACCTTTCAAAAGCATTGCAAGCCCTCGCTACTGCAAAGCTGGTTGATACAACTTTAGGTCCAACGGGTGGCTATCGCTTAAGTCGCCACCCGAAGGACATCACTTTTCTAGATATCGTCGAAGCTGTCGAAGGTCGTAAAACAACTTTCAACTGCACTGAGATCCGTCAAAACAATCCTTGCATGACGGCGAAATCCAAAGGCGTCTGCGATGTTGCAAAGGTCATGTACGAAGCCGACGAAGCTTGGCGCGAAGTTCTGCGCGGCATGAGCTTAGAGACACTCAGACGACAATTGGAGCAGAAGCTACCTCAGTCTCTCCAAGACAAAATGGCCGATTGGTTCGCTAAACGCTAA
- a CDS encoding carboxymuconolactone decarboxylase family protein codes for MSLRVNYPQISPDSYKHLLALEASLANSSIDKSLRQLIKIRVSQMNGCLFCLDMHVKEAKIHGERELRIVHLSAWHESSLFTQKEKVALEWAERLTKMPQTGVEDSEFQKAREYFSEKELADLTFVVGTINIWNRFGVAFRPTPGDMDKLMGLDKSGLV; via the coding sequence ATGAGCCTAAGAGTGAATTACCCACAGATTTCCCCTGATTCCTATAAACACCTTCTCGCCCTCGAAGCATCCCTTGCAAATTCATCGATAGATAAATCGCTGCGTCAGCTAATTAAAATCCGCGTGTCGCAAATGAACGGCTGCCTGTTCTGCCTCGACATGCATGTTAAAGAAGCGAAAATCCACGGTGAACGCGAGCTTCGCATTGTCCATTTATCTGCATGGCATGAATCGAGCTTATTCACACAAAAAGAAAAAGTGGCTCTTGAATGGGCCGAGCGCCTGACGAAGATGCCGCAAACGGGAGTGGAAGACTCTGAGTTCCAGAAAGCGCGGGAGTATTTCTCGGAGAAAGAACTTGCTGATTTGACTTTCGTTGTCGGCACTATCAATATTTGGAACCGCTTCGGCGTGGCTTTCAGACCCACTCCCGGAGACATGGATAAATTAATGGGTCTGGATAAAAGTGGATTGGTGTAA